GGGGAGACCACCGCACTGGAAACTTGGACCCCATGGAGCTTGTATACTCATCATCTAGAACATACCTACAGCAGAGGAACAGATCAGGGTGCCTCTCCTGGATTTCACATTGCACCAGATTGACCAAGCCCCAAAAGGAACTGACAGCTCTCAGAGTGACCAGAGGTTCAACAGGCAGAGAGGTCCCTGTGCAAAGTTTACATTAGtcaagactggggaagggatAGGGTgacacagaagcacagcaaaaagGGGATGTAAAGAGaaagctgcagccaggagactagaggtgggggaaggaagaagcaaagagagggaaaagagactaGGGAAGTAAGGCAGGGATGGTGGATATTGGAGAAGCAGAATGTTGGGCCAGATGAGCCTTTCCAGAAAGACAGGAGAAGATGGAGGAAAAACAGCTGGAGAATGGTGGAGAGAAAGATTCAAATGTAGAAGAGactgaaggaagagaagagagattgagaCAGGAAGATGACACAGACATATCTACCAGACCTGGAAAGCCCAAAATCTGATACTTTCACAATTCCTTGGTCGTTCACCAAACAGTTGCGAGCAGCCTGTGGGTGGAGAGATGGAGGCAGTCACTTCtacctgctcctgcctctcccaTCCCCTGGTACCATCTGGAACTTTTCTTGCTCCTATGCACTTAAGACTTTGCCTTACTTAGTCCTGCAGATTCACCTGGACTTGAGGCCCGCTACAAAGTCCTCAGCAAAGACAGCAAGAGAGGAAGGACTCCAGGCATCCTGTTTATCTATGGAGGGGCAACTTCCCTGGTGGGATTTTGCCTAAACAAAGCAGCACTGGGAGTTCAGGCATGGCACCCAACAGGACTGCAAGCTGGCAATACCATCCTAAGGCCTGAGAAACTGTAGGCTCAACTTTTCATGGTGGTCAGGAAGTCCCTTTTCATGTCTGAACTAGTGATGCTGCCCTAGCCACAGATGCATTTCCCATGCCGTGGGAAGCTACCCAGTCCTGCCCTTTCTGCAAGCTCTGCtaactggctgcagagcagtgactTCAGAGCATCCTGCCCATGCTCAGGTGAGCAGGGAACCTTAGGGATGTTctgcagggaaggctgcagagctgcctctcaGCACATTGATGAACtagctggactctctctaggaCATGCTGTGGCTCTCCACTGAGCTGGAGTTGTGTCCTTCAGCCACAGCCCTACCAGGTCTCGGTGCAGGAACTGCTTGGATTCCAGGTACTCCATAGCCTCACAGACATCCTTGcacatctccagcagctcagcaggctgGAACCGCTGCCGAGTTTCCCTCAGGAAGTTCAGGAGGCAGCCATTGGCCATGTACTCAGTGATGATGAAGATGGGACGTTGCTTGGTGCAGACTCCATAGAGCTGCACCAGCTTCTCATGAGACAGGTTCCTGTGTTGGGGACAAGAAGTGCAATTCTGAGCATCTAGAAGGCCAAGAAGCAATAGAAGCATTCATGAATAAAGAGAGTTTGGGAAGAAAAAGTACTTCTGGCCCAGGTAAGAGTGGCACAGCTCACTGGGTAGTCAGCACGATGGCAGTGGGCTCTCAGAAGTGTTTTGCAGAGCGTGAGGCTATCTGAGACTGTGCCTCCATGTCACATAGGAGTGCAGCCATTCTGGTAAGGCATATCCAGCACTGAGCTTCAGGCTGCTCACCACTTACATCATGACTTTGGCTTCGTCGATAAACTCCTCCTCAGACATGGAGCCCTCCCTGATCATCTTGACAGCCACGTCGTACTGGCCTCTCCATTTCCCATACTTCACCACACCAAActgccctgtccccagctctttcaggaAGGTCAGGTCCTTTGGGTCAATCTCCCACGACCCTAGGACAGAGAGTGCAAGTATCATCACTGCAGGGTGCTCCCAGTCATCTGATCTAGCAAGTCCAAGAAGAGCTCACAACCATGTGCTGCCTGTAAAAACCTCCCCAAATCTACAGAATCTGAGGCTGTTTCCACCAGGGGATGGGGAGCAAAGTAGCTTGTGGTATCTCTAGAAGGCTGGTGAGTGTTGGGACGTGATTGCTGAGAAGGCTGtgagccctgctgccatgggacAGCTAGGATCTCAGCTCTGGAGAGTTCCTGCTGGTGTAGACAGGCCCTGCAAGCAGGGAGCCTTGAGGTAGCTGAGGCCAGCTTACCATAGCCGAGGCCAGCTGTGGAAGGGGCACTTTTCTGGCGCTGAGACACAGGGTACTTCAGTCTGGATATGAGCCCTGAAACACAGAAAGGGAGAGTGGCACTGCAGGCTCCAGCAGGGAACACAAGCCGCCTGCCTtcagcagaggaaggtgaaggCAGCGTTGTGTCAGTGCAGAGAGCCCTGGCCTCGCTCTGTCTGCCCACACTGACCAGCAGAGTTGTGCTGATGGTAGGTGATGAGCTCAGGGATGGTGTTGAACAGGTGCTTTTCTGCCAGGTAATACTGGTGCTGGGGCGTGCAGCACACGACGTAGTGGCGGATCGTGCCTTGAGGGTCTCTGCAGACACATTACAGGGCATCAGTGCCATGGGGAGAAGGGGCAGAAGGTGATGGGTGCCTGGAGGGGCTCTCTGAGGCAAGAACCAGATTTCTCAGATCCACTTACGCAGAAGACTTGGAGTAGACAGAGACAGTGTATTTGCCTGTCTTGCTGGTGGAGTCCCGGACAATGAAGCCTCCTTCCTTGCCCTAAGACAGAAAGGGAGGAGGAACACGGTGGGTGTGGGGAGGCATGAGTGTAACAGGAAAGACTTAAGTGAGTGAAgttcacagcagggctggagagggtgtGGTGAATCAGAGAAGTCCCACTTCCAGTCCCCAGGGCTAGTAAAGTGACACTCCCCTCCTGGTGCAAGCCAGGGTTGGTCCTGTGCTGGACACAATGTGGCAGCAGCCCGTGGGGGGTGGGAGAGTGGAGGGGAGTCAGCCTCAGGAGTCAAAGCTTACCTCCTGTTtcaacagctgctctgcttggctccgAGTGATATTCTTTGAGTACCACCTGGAAGCGGGACACAGCCATCAGGGCAATGCCCACAGCCACTGCAGTCACCAGCCACCCgccccagccagggcaggtggtacagggagcagggcagggatggctgTCATGGGGCCAGAGGCTCTCCAAGGGTGTGCAAGAGGGAGAGTGGCCCGGCCAGGCTGGGCTCACAGCCTGTACAGGTaaacagaactggatgcaacaaTTCTCTGACCAAGCACAACTTGCCATGTCCCTGTGCCTTCTCCTACtcactcaaagatctccagggaaTTGCTGGTTTCAGTGACGTAGTTGCTGGGGATGtatccttccctcctgcagagGAAAAGGGGCTGGTCACACATTAATGGAGAAGGCCAAGGAGAAAGCAGGTTCCTGTCCCCAAAGCCTGTGCAGAAGTGAGCTCAAAATCCTTGGTGCAAGCCCATTGGTGTCCACACTTGGGGGGGGCTGATACCACAGCCTGCTTCAGTCCCCTCATGGGCCATCCCAGACAGGAGCCCACAGCCTCTCCTAACCCCACGGTGCTGCTGGGGGGTGTTTGCCCACAGTGCTCTGGCACCAGGAGATGGCGCCGTTGCAGGGCaagtgctgtgggcaggggagATCTCACCCGTTCTTGTCACGGCCTTTCCACCAGGGCAGGTGGCTCTCCTCCAGGATGAAGTACTCCTCacccttctgcagctgcaggtcctGTGCATTCATtggcaggtagttgtagagggccaCCACCTTCTTCATCtcacctgctgtgctgggggcaggctcAGGAGGCAGGGGCTTCATCACCATCTTCCCCAGAGCAAGGGAGAGTGTGGGACACCGTGAGGCTGGCAGGCACACTGTTTCCCAGGCAAGACCTTCCCCAGGCCTGGCAGAGCAGTAGGCTCAGGCCAGGTCACTGCAGCATTCGTCTCAGCTCCCCCATGCATCTCCACCAGGGGACCAGTCCCCTCCAGTGCTTTTTGTTGCAACATTTCCTCACATTGGAGACCTCCCATTGAGGACCCATCCTCACAAAAGATAAGGCTTTTTCTGTCTGCCTTTTGGCTTAACCCATGATTCCTCCATCCTACATCAGGGCTTCGTTATCCTCCCAGTTGCCCCTGGGGA
This DNA window, taken from Indicator indicator isolate 239-I01 chromosome 17, UM_Iind_1.1, whole genome shotgun sequence, encodes the following:
- the BTK gene encoding tyrosine-protein kinase BTK; the encoded protein is MASVILESIFLKRSQQKKKTSPLNFKKRLFLLTESKLSYYEYDFERGRRGSKKGSVDIEKITCVETVVPEHNPPPERQVPRKGEDYNNMEQISIIERFPYPFQVVYDEGPLYVFSPTEELRKRWIHQLKSVIRYNSDLVQKYHPCFWIDGQYLCCSQTAKNAMGCHILESRNGSLKVGRSHRKTKKPLPPTPEEDQMVMKPLPPEPAPSTAGEMKKVVALYNYLPMNAQDLQLQKGEEYFILEESHLPWWKGRDKNGREGYIPSNYVTETSNSLEIFEWYSKNITRSQAEQLLKQEGKEGGFIVRDSTSKTGKYTVSVYSKSSADPQGTIRHYVVCCTPQHQYYLAEKHLFNTIPELITYHQHNSAGLISRLKYPVSQRQKSAPSTAGLGYGSWEIDPKDLTFLKELGTGQFGVVKYGKWRGQYDVAVKMIREGSMSEEEFIDEAKVMMNLSHEKLVQLYGVCTKQRPIFIITEYMANGCLLNFLRETRQRFQPAELLEMCKDVCEAMEYLESKQFLHRDLAARNCLVNDQGIVKVSDFGLSRYVLDDEYTSSMGSKFPVRWSPPEVLLYSKFSSKSDVWAFGVLMWEVYSLGKMPYERFNNSETTEHVIQGLRLYRPQQASERVYAIMYSCWHEKAEERPTFTALLGSILDIMDDEP